A genome region from Dolichospermum compactum NIES-806 includes the following:
- a CDS encoding peptidoglycan DD-metalloendopeptidase family protein, producing the protein MKRALKKRDKAVLNNTPSSDDAPVEQTNYEINPKMTRRARTHRAAMIGLAISMGATSLLVTRQSDQAQAAAPVGSQKAASTNPSVAETEMKFAATKLEAPTVSHAGALANPAILEPTVVSQVPGLEAKWQIATNSTAVEGTASNVISPAKSVDRNSVHSQLAPGVSYSPIQATLPTNNQQPETESQLSKVEEVTGSTQNLSAGELAGGNIDAQLKAQQEFALNRLQEKSTRLRNSLADLRSEQTQDLLKTGIKEAQPTTVANRSVPEQSENLNDFNQSELISRLKQNKETSPTIQQIPLPASASTKVVAQLSPSTYQVKPGDTLAEIATNYGTSVSDLVKANNLSDPNQLQINQRLIIPADKILETSRQVDNSSLNNPSFNPRSFVANNTSVTIPAPTINEQVEGIETPATNSVAIPVPVVTQEQERTNYPSIANRINVPAPIVPDSQGQPTIPIVIPKALPTPSNSYGLGGDVPLPRTFSQQKQGSQKPVQKVSKAKGNERIRSLQAEIERLRYKYRAQQAGVAVTAPENNTQSVPIAIESSNNSTVSQANAIQIAVPQAILPTYSNQPLKTLVTASAPSNEPINPEFLPSKTGARWNSPRKSSGIKLTVPPARTSASDSLGKLRGTSVSPALPPIAAVDIHLPQTTEDNPSFPANSSTTSYIWPAKGVLTSGYGWRWGRMHRGIDIANSTGTPIYASSAGVVEKAGWNSGGYGNLVDIRHDDGSLTRYAHNSRILVQPGQRVQQGQTIAAMGSTGLSTGPHTHFEVHPSGKSAVNPIAFLPNRI; encoded by the coding sequence TTGAAACGAGCATTGAAAAAAAGAGATAAGGCTGTGTTGAACAATACCCCCAGCAGCGATGATGCCCCGGTAGAGCAAACAAATTATGAGATCAATCCCAAAATGACCCGCCGGGCGCGGACTCATCGGGCAGCCATGATTGGCTTGGCGATATCCATGGGAGCAACCAGCCTTTTGGTGACTCGACAAAGCGATCAAGCCCAAGCAGCGGCTCCTGTTGGCAGTCAAAAAGCAGCTTCAACAAATCCATCTGTTGCTGAGACTGAGATGAAATTTGCCGCCACCAAACTGGAAGCCCCAACCGTCTCACACGCAGGCGCGTTAGCCAATCCAGCGATATTGGAACCAACAGTAGTCTCACAAGTACCTGGGCTTGAAGCTAAGTGGCAAATTGCAACCAACAGCACAGCCGTCGAAGGCACCGCATCCAACGTAATTTCCCCAGCCAAATCAGTTGACAGAAATTCTGTTCACTCACAATTAGCTCCGGGAGTCAGCTATAGCCCAATTCAGGCGACATTACCAACAAATAACCAACAGCCTGAGACAGAATCACAGTTGTCTAAAGTGGAAGAGGTTACTGGCAGTACCCAAAATTTGTCAGCAGGCGAGTTAGCAGGCGGTAATATTGATGCCCAATTAAAAGCACAGCAGGAATTTGCCCTGAATCGCTTACAGGAAAAGTCAACCCGCTTAAGAAATAGTTTGGCAGATTTACGATCTGAACAAACTCAAGATTTATTAAAAACTGGTATTAAAGAAGCACAGCCAACCACTGTAGCTAATAGATCCGTACCAGAACAATCGGAGAACTTGAATGATTTCAACCAATCCGAGCTGATTTCTCGGTTGAAACAGAACAAAGAAACAAGTCCGACGATACAGCAAATACCTCTGCCTGCATCAGCCTCAACAAAAGTTGTCGCACAATTATCTCCCTCAACATATCAAGTCAAGCCCGGAGACACCTTAGCAGAAATTGCTACCAATTACGGCACTTCGGTTTCTGATCTGGTTAAAGCTAACAACCTGAGTGATCCTAATCAACTGCAAATTAATCAAAGGTTAATTATTCCTGCGGACAAGATATTAGAAACCTCTAGGCAGGTAGATAATTCTTCTTTAAATAACCCTAGTTTTAACCCCAGATCATTTGTTGCCAATAATACCAGTGTAACAATTCCTGCCCCAACAATAAATGAGCAGGTAGAAGGGATTGAAACTCCGGCTACCAATAGCGTGGCTATCCCAGTACCAGTAGTGACACAAGAGCAAGAACGGACTAATTATCCTAGTATCGCTAACCGAATTAATGTTCCTGCACCAATAGTCCCAGATAGCCAAGGGCAGCCTACTATTCCTATTGTTATTCCCAAAGCCTTACCTACTCCCAGTAACTCTTACGGCTTAGGCGGTGATGTTCCATTACCAAGAACTTTTTCCCAACAAAAGCAGGGTTCACAAAAACCCGTGCAAAAGGTATCTAAAGCCAAAGGTAATGAACGTATCCGCAGCTTGCAAGCAGAAATTGAGAGATTGCGTTATAAATACCGCGCTCAACAAGCTGGTGTAGCTGTTACAGCCCCTGAAAACAATACTCAGTCTGTACCTATTGCTATTGAATCATCCAATAACTCCACAGTCTCTCAAGCGAATGCCATCCAGATTGCCGTACCTCAAGCAATATTGCCCACCTACAGCAATCAACCGCTTAAGACTCTAGTGACAGCATCCGCTCCTTCCAACGAGCCAATTAACCCAGAATTTCTGCCCAGCAAAACAGGCGCTAGATGGAATTCTCCCCGCAAATCATCTGGAATTAAATTAACAGTGCCTCCTGCTCGTACCAGTGCCTCTGACTCTTTAGGAAAATTGCGAGGAACTTCAGTTTCTCCCGCTTTACCACCTATAGCAGCAGTGGATATCCACTTGCCTCAGACCACTGAAGATAATCCCAGTTTCCCAGCTAATTCTTCCACCACAAGCTACATTTGGCCTGCTAAGGGAGTTCTAACCTCTGGTTATGGCTGGCGGTGGGGAAGAATGCACAGAGGGATTGATATTGCTAACTCAACCGGCACACCTATTTATGCTTCATCTGCTGGTGTCGTTGAGAAAGCAGGCTGGAACAGCGGTGGTTACGGTAACCTTGTGGATATCCGTCATGATGATGGTAGCTTAACTCGCTATGCACATAACAGCCGGATTTTGGTGCAACCTGGTCAAAGAGTGCAACAAGGTCAGACAATCGCGGCTATGGGTAGCACTGGTTTAAGCACTGGACCTCATACTCACTTTGAAGTTCATCCATCTGGCAAAAGCGCTGTTAACCCAATCGCTTTCTTACCCAATCGCATTTAA
- a CDS encoding tRNA (cytidine(34)-2'-O)-methyltransferase, whose amino-acid sequence MPQIVLVNPQIPPNTGNIARTCAATGTELHLVGPLGFEISDRYLKRAGLDYWPYVKFHYHNSIETFQNVHKQRGGRCLGFSVRGDFNYINFEFQPDDWLLFGSETAGLPEPILSTCDSTLYIPMYEPGVRSLNLSVSVAIGLFECRRQLGYLQ is encoded by the coding sequence ATGCCCCAGATAGTTTTAGTCAACCCACAAATTCCTCCTAATACTGGCAATATTGCCCGGACTTGTGCCGCTACAGGTACGGAATTACATTTGGTCGGTCCATTAGGATTTGAAATTAGCGATCGCTATCTCAAACGAGCCGGGTTAGATTATTGGCCTTACGTTAAATTCCATTATCATAATTCCATAGAAACATTTCAAAACGTACATAAACAACGTGGAGGTAGATGCTTAGGTTTTAGCGTTCGTGGTGATTTTAACTACATTAATTTTGAATTTCAACCGGATGACTGGCTACTCTTTGGTAGTGAAACAGCAGGATTACCAGAGCCTATTCTCTCCACTTGTGATTCCACCTTATATATTCCCATGTATGAACCTGGTGTAAGGAGCTTGAACCTATCAGTCAGCGTCGCCATAGGTTTATTTGAATGTCGTCGTCAGTTAGGCTATTTACAATAA
- the gshA gene encoding glutamate--cysteine ligase produces the protein MILLKGFEIEMYTGTHQGDIVGLSDKIVTDLDGFMREPDSRNVEYITQPSINYDILLCALLRPRKTLRNYLQGLDNYTLIPGSTLSLQGSQHFLRSDPTNPYHDYIEQTYGTKVVTASVHINVGISDPEVLMRACRVIRMEAPLFLAMSASSPFLDSKTTGYHSTRWGLFPQTPDYVPLFASHADHIQWVNEQLAAGTMQNVRHLWTSVRPNGDRRPYDLNRLELRICDLVTDPIALLAMTAMLEARLIQIIDNHNIDPLTQSPFSPEELITLTRSNEMAAATDSLDAKLQRWQDGSSILARDWIAQIYQEVWSIAKQQGFSCFLSPLQKILREGNEAQQWLQLHKIGVDTQRVIAQAIIATQERETELESKLCSSVRQ, from the coding sequence ATGATCTTATTAAAAGGCTTTGAGATTGAGATGTACACTGGCACGCATCAAGGTGACATTGTGGGACTATCGGACAAAATTGTTACAGACTTAGATGGATTCATGCGTGAACCGGATAGCCGGAATGTGGAGTACATAACTCAACCATCTATTAATTATGACATTTTGCTCTGTGCTTTATTGCGCCCTAGAAAGACGTTGCGGAATTATCTCCAAGGTTTAGATAATTATACTTTGATACCGGGTAGCACATTATCCTTGCAAGGAAGCCAACACTTTTTGCGTTCTGATCCCACGAATCCCTATCATGATTACATTGAACAAACCTATGGCACGAAGGTAGTTACAGCCAGCGTCCATATCAATGTTGGTATCAGTGACCCAGAGGTATTAATGCGTGCCTGTCGGGTCATCAGAATGGAAGCACCTCTATTTTTAGCGATGAGTGCCTCTTCTCCTTTCCTGGATAGTAAAACCACTGGTTATCATTCCACTCGCTGGGGACTATTTCCCCAAACTCCTGATTATGTTCCCTTATTTGCTAGTCATGCTGATCATATTCAATGGGTAAATGAACAGTTGGCGGCTGGAACAATGCAAAATGTCAGGCATTTGTGGACATCAGTGCGTCCAAATGGCGATCGCCGACCTTATGATCTAAATCGGTTAGAATTGCGAATTTGTGACCTAGTCACAGATCCTATTGCCTTGTTGGCGATGACGGCAATGCTGGAAGCCCGGTTAATCCAAATTATTGACAACCACAATATTGATCCTTTAACTCAAAGCCCGTTCTCTCCCGAAGAACTCATTACCTTAACCAGAAGCAACGAAATGGCTGCCGCCACTGACAGTTTGGATGCAAAATTACAGCGATGGCAAGATGGTAGTAGTATCCTGGCTAGAGATTGGATAGCACAAATCTATCAAGAAGTTTGGAGTATCGCCAAACAACAGGGCTTTAGTTGTTTCTTATCCCCTTTACAAAAAATCTTGCGAGAAGGCAATGAAGCTCAACAATGGTTACAACTGCATAAAATAGGCGTTGATACTCAGCGTGTAATTGCTCAAGCTATCATTGCTACCCAAGAACGGGAAACCGAACTAGAAAGCAAACTATGTTCATCTGTGAGGCAATAG
- a CDS encoding NAD(+) kinase: MQLKQVIIAYKARDTQSKRWAELCAKQLENRQCQVLMGPSGPKDNPYPVFLASANQPIDLALVLGGDGTVLTGARHLAPAGIPILGVNVGGHLGFLTESVDEFQDPEIVWDRLLEDRYAIQRRMMLQAAVYEGTGSNLEPVTESYLALNEFCVKPASADRMITSILEMEIDGEIVDQYVGDGLIISTPTGSTGYTVSASGPIIHDGMEAITITPICPMSLSSRPLVLPPGSVVSIWPLGDYDLSTKLWMDGVLSTSIWPGHRVDVRMADCRAKFIVLRANNSYYQTLREKLLWAGTRVRYNNNHRN; the protein is encoded by the coding sequence GTGCAACTCAAGCAGGTAATCATTGCTTATAAAGCGCGAGATACCCAGAGTAAACGCTGGGCTGAACTCTGTGCTAAACAACTAGAAAATCGTCAGTGCCAAGTATTGATGGGACCTAGTGGGCCAAAAGATAACCCCTATCCGGTTTTTTTGGCCTCTGCTAACCAACCAATTGATTTAGCTTTGGTACTCGGTGGCGATGGTACTGTTTTAACCGGCGCTAGGCATTTAGCTCCAGCCGGCATTCCTATTCTCGGAGTCAATGTAGGCGGACATTTGGGGTTTTTAACGGAGTCAGTAGATGAGTTTCAAGATCCAGAAATAGTTTGGGACAGGCTGTTAGAAGATCGTTATGCTATCCAACGGCGGATGATGTTACAAGCAGCGGTATATGAAGGAACTGGCTCAAATTTAGAACCAGTGACAGAAAGTTACTTGGCTTTAAATGAGTTTTGTGTCAAACCCGCTTCTGCTGACAGAATGATCACCTCAATTCTAGAAATGGAAATTGATGGTGAAATAGTAGATCAATATGTGGGAGATGGGTTAATTATCTCTACTCCCACAGGTTCTACTGGTTATACTGTTTCTGCCAGTGGACCAATTATTCATGATGGGATGGAAGCAATTACCATCACTCCCATTTGTCCCATGAGTCTTTCTAGTCGTCCTCTGGTTTTACCCCCCGGTTCGGTGGTTAGTATTTGGCCTTTGGGCGATTATGATTTAAGCACTAAACTCTGGATGGATGGTGTTTTATCTACTTCCATTTGGCCAGGACATCGTGTTGATGTGCGAATGGCTGATTGTCGCGCTAAGTTTATTGTCTTACGGGCAAATAATTCATATTATCAAACATTGCGGGAGAAGTTACTTTGGGCTGGAACAAGAGTTCGCTACAACAATAATCACCGCAATTGA
- the nuoK gene encoding NADH-quinone oxidoreductase subunit NuoK has product MQLQYFLLLAAALFCIGIYGLITSRNAVRVLMSIELLLNAVNLNLMAFSNFLDSTLIKGQVFTVFVITVAAAEAAVGLAIVLTIYRNRDTVDMEQFNLLKW; this is encoded by the coding sequence ATGCAACTCCAATACTTTTTATTACTAGCCGCAGCCTTGTTTTGCATTGGTATTTATGGCTTAATTACCAGTCGGAACGCAGTGCGGGTACTCATGTCAATTGAGTTATTGCTAAATGCCGTTAATCTAAATTTAATGGCATTTTCCAACTTCCTTGATTCAACCTTAATTAAGGGTCAGGTTTTTACCGTTTTCGTGATTACCGTAGCAGCAGCAGAAGCAGCAGTAGGTTTAGCGATCGTTCTGACTATTTATCGCAACCGCGATACCGTTGATATGGAGCAGTTTAATCTTCTGAAGTGGTAA
- a CDS encoding NADH-quinone oxidoreductase subunit J: MNLAEGVQSVSLGILGVMMIGTALGVVLFSNIVYSAFLLGGVFISMAGMYLLLNGDFVASAQILIYVGAINVLILFAIMLVNKRQDFSPLPSAGLRKVFTALVSFGLFALLSTMVLATPWAYTTNPVVNQNSIVVIGEHFFSDFLLPFELASVLLLIAMVGAIILARREYLPDQVPTTELQQTILTLPERPKELISTGSSTDN; this comes from the coding sequence GTGAATCTAGCAGAAGGAGTACAGTCTGTATCACTTGGCATTCTTGGTGTAATGATGATTGGGACAGCACTCGGTGTAGTGCTATTCTCTAACATTGTTTATTCCGCCTTTTTGCTGGGAGGTGTATTCATTAGCATGGCGGGAATGTACCTATTGCTAAATGGTGATTTTGTCGCATCAGCACAAATACTAATTTATGTTGGTGCAATTAACGTTTTAATTCTGTTCGCCATCATGTTGGTAAACAAAAGACAGGATTTTTCACCATTGCCTAGTGCGGGATTACGAAAAGTATTTACAGCTTTAGTCAGTTTTGGACTATTTGCGCTGTTAAGTACAATGGTATTAGCAACACCTTGGGCTTATACAACCAATCCTGTAGTTAATCAAAATTCCATAGTTGTCATTGGTGAACATTTCTTCAGCGACTTTTTGCTACCCTTTGAATTAGCTTCCGTCCTCTTACTAATAGCGATGGTAGGCGCAATTATTTTGGCGCGTCGGGAATATCTCCCTGACCAAGTACCAACCACTGAACTACAACAAACAATTTTAACCCTACCAGAACGTCCTAAAGAACTCATCTCCACTGGTAGCAGCACTGACAACTAA
- the ndhI gene encoding NAD(P)H-quinone oxidoreductase subunit I — protein sequence MLKFLKQVGDYAKEAVQAGRYIGQGLSVTFDHMRRRPVTVQYPYEKLIPGERFRGRIHYEFDKCIACEVCVRVCPINLPVVDWEMDKGTKKKKLKHYSIDFGVCIFCGNCVEYCPTNCLSMTEEYELATYDRHELNYDSVALGRLPYKVTNDPMVTPLRELVYLPKGVMDPHGVPADAPRAGSRPEDLVETEK from the coding sequence ATGCTAAAATTCCTCAAACAAGTTGGTGATTACGCCAAAGAAGCAGTCCAAGCAGGTCGTTATATTGGTCAAGGATTATCTGTAACTTTTGACCACATGAGACGGCGACCTGTTACCGTCCAATATCCCTACGAAAAATTGATACCCGGCGAAAGATTTCGCGGTCGCATTCACTATGAATTTGACAAGTGTATTGCTTGTGAAGTCTGTGTACGTGTCTGTCCCATTAATCTCCCTGTCGTTGACTGGGAAATGGACAAAGGCACTAAAAAGAAAAAGCTCAAACATTACAGTATTGATTTTGGTGTTTGTATCTTCTGCGGTAACTGTGTGGAATACTGTCCCACCAACTGTTTATCCATGACAGAAGAATACGAACTAGCCACTTACGATCGCCATGAACTTAATTACGATAGCGTAGCCCTGGGACGTTTACCCTATAAAGTTACAAATGATCCAATGGTGACACCACTCCGCGAACTTGTTTATCTACCTAAAGGCGTAATGGACCCTCACGGAGTCCCCGCCGATGCCCCTCGTGCAGGTTCTCGTCCAGAAGACCTAGTAGAAACAGAAAAATAA
- the nuoH gene encoding NADH-quinone oxidoreductase subunit NuoH produces MNPGIDLQGTFIQSVKDLGVPPGAAKALWMPLPMVLMLIGATVGVLVATWLERKISAAAQQRIGPEYQGPFGLLVPVADGLKLVFKEDIIPVKADPWLFTIGPIIVVLPVFLSYLIVPFGQNIIIANVGMGVFLWIALSSIQPIGLLMAGYASNNKYALLGGLRAAAQSISYEIPLALSVLAIAMMSNSLSTVDIVNQQSNFGILGWNIWRQPLGFVIFWIAALAECERLPFDLPEAEEELVAGYQTEYSGMKFALFYLSSYINLVLSALLVAILYLGGWHCPIPLDMITGWLGVSESDPAIQVVTAVIGITMTVIKAYLLVFLAILIRWTVPRVRIDQLLDLGWKFLLPIGLVNLLLTAAFKLAFPVAFGG; encoded by the coding sequence ATGAATCCAGGAATTGACCTTCAAGGAACTTTTATTCAATCTGTCAAGGACTTAGGCGTACCTCCAGGCGCAGCCAAAGCCCTATGGATGCCATTACCAATGGTACTGATGCTCATTGGGGCTACAGTAGGCGTTCTAGTTGCCACATGGCTAGAACGGAAAATTTCGGCGGCGGCACAGCAACGGATTGGTCCTGAATACCAAGGACCCTTCGGATTATTAGTGCCTGTGGCAGATGGTCTGAAACTGGTATTCAAGGAAGACATCATCCCCGTCAAAGCAGATCCTTGGCTATTTACCATCGGTCCAATTATTGTCGTTTTGCCAGTATTTCTGTCCTATTTAATTGTGCCATTTGGACAGAATATCATTATTGCTAACGTGGGCATGGGTGTGTTTTTATGGATTGCATTATCCAGTATTCAGCCCATTGGGTTATTAATGGCAGGTTATGCCTCTAATAATAAATACGCTTTGTTGGGAGGGTTGCGGGCAGCGGCGCAGTCCATCAGTTATGAAATCCCCTTGGCACTGAGTGTACTAGCGATCGCCATGATGTCTAATAGTCTTAGCACCGTTGACATCGTGAATCAGCAATCTAACTTTGGCATTCTCGGCTGGAACATTTGGCGACAACCATTAGGTTTCGTGATCTTTTGGATAGCCGCCCTAGCAGAATGCGAGCGCCTACCCTTTGACTTACCAGAAGCCGAAGAAGAACTAGTAGCAGGGTATCAGACCGAATATTCAGGCATGAAATTCGCCCTCTTTTACCTCAGTTCCTACATCAACCTTGTACTTTCTGCCCTATTAGTAGCAATTTTATACCTTGGTGGTTGGCATTGTCCTATCCCCCTTGACATGATCACTGGTTGGTTAGGAGTCAGTGAAAGTGACCCAGCCATTCAGGTAGTCACAGCGGTGATAGGCATTACCATGACCGTGATTAAAGCCTACTTACTAGTATTTCTTGCCATCCTCATTCGTTGGACAGTACCACGAGTCCGGATTGACCAATTGCTAGACTTAGGATGGAAATTTCTCTTACCAATAGGCTTGGTAAATCTCCTATTAACCGCAGCCTTCAAACTAGCCTTTCCCGTCGCCTTCGGTGGGTAA
- a CDS encoding citrate synthase translates to MTVCEYKPGLEGIPAAQSSISYVDGQKGILEYRGIRIEELAEKSTFLETAYLLIWGELPNEEELKAFEHEVLFHRRIKYRIRDMMKCFPESGHPMDALQASAAALGLFYSRRDLHNPVYIRTAAVRLIATIPTMVAAFQLMREGNDPVKPRDDLGYAANFLYMLNEKEPDPLAAKIFDICLILHVEHTMNASTFSARVTASTLTDPYAVVASAVGTLGGPLHGGANEEVIQMLEEIGSVENVVPYVNDLLKRKAKIMGFGHRVYKVKDPRATILQGLAEQLFDKFGYDEYYEIAVEMERVVSEKLGGKGIYPNVDFYSGLVYRKMGIPTDLFTPVFAIARVAGWLAHWKEQLVENRIFRPTQIYNGRHEVTYTPIDQR, encoded by the coding sequence ATGACGGTATGCGAATACAAGCCTGGTTTAGAAGGCATTCCCGCAGCCCAGTCGAGTATTAGTTATGTAGACGGGCAGAAAGGAATTCTAGAATATCGTGGTATCAGGATTGAGGAATTAGCCGAAAAAAGTACATTCCTAGAAACTGCATATCTGTTAATTTGGGGTGAATTACCAAACGAGGAAGAACTAAAAGCATTTGAGCATGAAGTTCTCTTCCACAGACGCATCAAATACCGCATTCGAGACATGATGAAATGTTTCCCTGAAAGTGGTCATCCGATGGATGCGCTTCAAGCCTCGGCGGCTGCTTTAGGTTTATTCTATTCTCGTCGGGATTTACATAATCCGGTCTATATTCGTACTGCCGCCGTACGTTTAATAGCGACTATTCCCACAATGGTAGCAGCATTTCAGTTAATGCGGGAAGGTAATGATCCAGTTAAGCCTAGAGATGATTTAGGCTATGCGGCTAACTTCCTGTATATGCTCAACGAGAAAGAACCTGATCCTTTAGCTGCCAAAATATTTGACATCTGCTTAATTCTTCATGTTGAGCATACAATGAATGCTTCTACATTTAGTGCTAGAGTTACAGCTTCTACATTGACTGATCCCTATGCGGTAGTTGCTAGTGCTGTGGGTACTTTAGGCGGTCCATTGCATGGTGGAGCGAATGAAGAAGTAATTCAGATGTTGGAAGAAATTGGTTCTGTAGAGAATGTTGTTCCTTATGTGAATGATCTTCTCAAACGCAAAGCTAAAATTATGGGCTTTGGGCATCGTGTCTACAAAGTCAAAGATCCCAGAGCTACAATCTTACAAGGCTTGGCAGAGCAGTTGTTTGATAAATTTGGCTATGACGAATACTATGAAATTGCCGTAGAAATGGAACGGGTAGTTTCCGAAAAACTGGGTGGTAAAGGGATTTATCCTAATGTTGACTTTTACTCCGGTTTAGTGTACAGGAAGATGGGGATTCCTACCGACTTGTTTACACCAGTATTTGCGATCGCTCGTGTAGCTGGTTGGTTAGCACACTGGAAAGAACAACTGGTAGAAAACCGGATTTTCCGTCCTACCCAAATTTACAACGGTCGTCATGAAGTCACTTACACTCCCATTGACCAGCGTTAA
- the sixA gene encoding phosphohistidine phosphatase SixA produces MELYLIRHGIAEEHQPQLKDEERQLTPEGRQKTEKVAQRLAQLELHFDLILSSPLIRAYQTAEILIAAGLSSQLETSDHLSFDGNIQNWWQEWLQPRNYPQKTKLALVGHEPSLSHWAEILLWGAAKESLILKKAGMMGIKLPDDGSAWGRSQMFWLTSPKYLL; encoded by the coding sequence ATGGAACTATACTTAATTCGTCATGGTATCGCCGAAGAACATCAACCGCAACTAAAAGACGAAGAACGACAACTCACCCCAGAAGGAAGACAAAAAACCGAGAAAGTCGCTCAAAGATTAGCACAGCTAGAATTACACTTTGATCTCATTCTCTCCAGTCCCCTAATTCGCGCTTATCAAACAGCAGAAATACTCATTGCGGCTGGATTGAGTTCCCAGTTAGAAACATCAGATCATCTGAGCTTTGATGGTAATATTCAAAATTGGTGGCAAGAATGGCTTCAACCCAGGAATTATCCCCAGAAAACCAAACTAGCATTAGTCGGTCATGAGCCTAGTTTAAGCCATTGGGCAGAAATTCTCCTGTGGGGAGCAGCAAAAGAGAGCCTCATCCTCAAAAAAGCAGGTATGATGGGAATAAAACTACCAGATGATGGTTCAGCTTGGGGTCGTAGTCAAATGTTTTGGTTGACATCACCCAAGTACCTGCTGTAA
- a CDS encoding Shedu anti-phage system protein SduA domain-containing protein has translation MLISQIIDWFWKIDDVKNTSQFRSIFGSENIEYQGILVIGRDEFLSELEKARLKWYLNRVVVDSRKVICKTFDQLARDIRHRLSQYPKIL, from the coding sequence ATATTAATTAGTCAAATCATTGATTGGTTTTGGAAAATTGATGATGTTAAGAATACTTCTCAATTTCGTTCTATTTTTGGAAGTGAGAATATAGAATATCAAGGTATTCTTGTTATAGGTAGAGATGAATTCCTTAGTGAGCTTGAAAAAGCTAGATTGAAATGGTATTTAAATAGAGTTGTAGTAGACTCACGCAAAGTAATTTGTAAAACATTTGATCAATTAGCTAGAGATATAAGACATAGACTTTCACAGTATCCAAAGATTTTATGA
- a CDS encoding RusA family crossover junction endodeoxyribonuclease — MSIIYFELLIRKRTVSLQGKSKGRNEWKTFLRSEAQKVWTGGSPIKNVNLQLTLIYLCDDRPPDTDNIIKPIQDALNELVYENDGLISDVESHRRFLSEPIDITNLPLLLQEGVIIGEECVYVKVSESQTLEKYL, encoded by the coding sequence ATGTCAATAATATATTTTGAACTTCTCATTCGCAAGCGGACTGTTTCATTACAAGGAAAATCAAAAGGACGTAATGAATGGAAAACTTTTCTTCGTTCTGAAGCTCAAAAGGTTTGGACAGGTGGCAGTCCAATTAAAAATGTCAATTTACAGTTAACGCTAATTTATCTTTGTGATGATAGGCCACCTGACACCGATAACATTATTAAACCCATTCAGGATGCACTCAATGAGTTAGTTTATGAAAATGATGGACTAATATCAGATGTAGAGAGTCATCGTCGGTTTTTATCTGAGCCAATTGATATAACAAATTTACCTTTATTATTACAGGAAGGTGTCATCATTGGCGAAGAGTGTGTTTATGTCAAAGTAAGTGAATCTCAAACATTGGAAAAATACTTATGA